In the Methanobacterium alcaliphilum genome, AGTCCAAGTTTTAGTATTTTTATTGTAGTAGGATAAATAATTTGTACCCGCTAGTTTCATGCCCTTTGGAAGAGTAATCTTAATCTTTACAGCTCCAGATTTGTCTTTTCCAGAATTAATGACTTGAGTAGCCAAATATACATATTTACCTCTTTTAATCTTATAAGAACTAGCTGAATTCTTATAGGTTAATTTAATGTATTTAGCGATATTTTTCTGGATTGTGTTTGAATAAAGATTGTTTATGTTGGTCCCTGTAACTGTTGGTCTTGATGTCGTGATTCCAGATCTTATTGCTTTGGCACTGATTGAAAGGCTCAAAGTTTCCCCCGCTTTTAATGTTCCGATATTCCATACTCCATTAGAGTAAGTTCCTCTTGCAGGCTTAGCACTGCTAGTGAAATATGTGGAAGATAAAATATTACTGACCTTGACTCCTGCGGCATTTCTACTGTTGCTATTTTTTACAGTCACCTTATAAACCACACTATCCCCATTCTTAAAAGTAGATGGAGTTATAGTGGTAGAAGTTGAAAGGTTTAATTTAGTGGGAATATCTGAATCACTAATATTATAAGATCTTTTTAAGGCTGAATTGAATGCAGTGTAGGGGGCTACAGCAAAAATGGTGTTGTTGGTATTTTTGTAAGTGTATTTACTGAAATCAACTATTGCAGTTCCATTTTTAACTAAAATTTCCTGCCATACGTCACCAGTATCGGCTCCACCTTTATTAGTGTTATTCTTGTTTAAGAAGAAGTTTACATAAAATGAATTGAATCCCGTGCAAATATTTCCTGTTGTTGTATCAATAAAAGATATACTATATTTTCCAGGGGAAATTTGAGAAACGGTACTCATGGTAGCTTCACTTAAAATGTGAGCTGAAGGGCAAAGATTCTGAGCTCCGCCAAAACAGTTATCTTTTAACCATAATTCTTTTCTTACAGCATCTCCACTTTCATTCACATATCTTACAACATCTCTAAATGTGTGACCATTTATGTAATTGTTTTCAATGTTTTGCGTATCTTCTGTGAAAGTAAACCCGTCAGGTGTGGTTCCAATATCATCATAAATACCCATATCTCCATTTTTATAAATGAAATTACCCGTAATGTTTAGGCCATTGATTAATGTATTGATGTATATTCCACGGCCTTCATCATTACC is a window encoding:
- a CDS encoding right-handed parallel beta-helix repeat-containing protein, whose translation is MGLTVSEPVTAATVWTINETDDGMNTNTHIQSIIDNAQAGDTILFTGPQYTHIHLSINKPLNIISTVGTQIYSCPMEIPVGADDYTAFVIYNGASGTNISGFKINNNDQGYGITISNTTQINVFNNSISTAKGIGVNIIDSNGIKVKNNTLLNSNSGIRLTNSNLTNILNNIITNNNEDGILFGKNVSHTLIEENNISSNLFIGINLLESCNNTTIKNNYISLNYNRGNDEGRGIYINTLINGLNITGNFIYKNGDMGIYDDIGTTPDGFTFTEDTQNIENNYINGHTFRDVVRYVNESGDAVRKELWLKDNCFGGAQNLCPSAHILSEATMSTVSQISPGKYSISFIDTTTGNICTGFNSFYVNFFLNKNNTNKGGADTGDVWQEILVKNGTAIVDFSKYTYKNTNNTIFAVAPYTAFNSALKRSYNISDSDIPTKLNLSTSTTITPSTFKNGDSVVYKVTVKNSNSRNAAGVKVSNILSSTYFTSSAKPARGTYSNGVWNIGTLKAGETLSLSISAKAIRSGITTSRPTVTGTNINNLYSNTIQKNIAKYIKLTYKNSASSYKIKRGKYVYLATQVINSGKDKSGAVKIKITLPKGMKLAGTNYLSYYNKNTKTWTVYVPAGKSYKLQVKAKVTTKGTKKITFNINGKNYYKYIKGY